AGATCGAGGTGTGAACGATCCCTGGTGAGACGGCGTTGACCCGGATACCCGAGTGAGCCAATTCAATTGCCAGGTTGCGTGTCAGCGCATGCAGACCTGCCTTTGCCATGGAGTAGGCAGAGGCCGGTGAACCTGCCAATGCGGCCTGCGCACCGATGGAGCCAACATTGACAATTGCCCCTTCGCGCTTGGCAGCCAGCATGTTCTTGATCACTGCCTGGGTGATGAAGAAGGTCGCACGGTTCAGAGACAGGTACATGTCGTACTCGGCCTCATCGTGCTCGGTGAACGGCTTGGGAATAAAGATCCCGGCGGAGTTCACCATCAGGCTGATATCGCTATGGTTGGCATTGATTTCCTTGCGAACAAAATTCATGCCTTCTTCAGTCATCAGGTTGGCGACGATCACCGACACAGGGCCCAGCGGGCTCAGCTCGTTACGCACCGCATCGGCCTTGTCTTGCTTGCTGCCGGTGAGCACCACGCTGCCGCCTGCCTTGAGCACCATGCGGGCCGTTTCCAGGCCCATGCCACTGGTGCCACCGACAACTAGCAGTTTTTTACCTTTGAAAAAATCGTTCATTGCAGACTCCGGTTATCCAGAACTAATTAGGGTCGGCACCAAGGCGGCTGGCTGCCTGCTGGTGCACGCAAGGTTTGAATCTCTTTGAAACGAGCGAATCAGCCCTCACGCACTTCGAGGGTTGGCACCATGCGGATGGCTTTCGAGAAGTTGGCGTAGTTGACCGAGGTTTTGAGCACCACTTTGTGCAGCTCTTCAACGCGCTCACGGGAGGCGTCGGTGTGCAGTCGAATCACCACACTCACTTCGTCGTAACCTGGGTTGACGCTCTCGTCGAGGCCCAGGAAGCCTCGCAGGTCGAGGGTGCCGTCCGTTTCGATTTCCAGGCTGTGAATCTTGATACCCATCATTGCGGCGTTGGCGGCATAACCGACCGACATGCAGGCGTTGAGAGCGGCCATCAGCAGCTCTTGAGGGTTAGGCGCAGTGTTTTGGCCCAGCAATTCATTAGGCTCATCGGCGACGATTTCGAAATCCCGCAGATAGGTTTCACCGGCCAGACTGTAGCGATTGACTTTGGCCACAGAGCGAGTCTGGCCTTTCCACTGAGTCTTGACGTTGAAGCTCGCGTGGCGCTTGGTCGCATCCTCAGCAACGCCTTGGGCAAACTGCTGGAGTGCGGCGACATCGATACCATTCAGGTTGTTGCTCATGTGTTCGTTCCTCTTCGGATGGACCGGGCGTTTGGCCCGGAAGAGATACAAGCCTACCAACTAGTAGGTTGTCGATCAATAGGTTATTCTTCTTATAATCAATCGCCAAAAAAACCAGCTTCGACAGAGTTTTCCTGAATAGGGATAACTCCGATAACAATGCAGTAATTTCTACTTAATTGTGTACTTCTGGT
The genomic region above belongs to Pseudomonas poae and contains:
- a CDS encoding SDR family NAD(P)-dependent oxidoreductase, producing the protein MNDFFKGKKLLVVGGTSGMGLETARMVLKAGGSVVLTGSKQDKADAVRNELSPLGPVSVIVANLMTEEGMNFVRKEINANHSDISLMVNSAGIFIPKPFTEHDEAEYDMYLSLNRATFFITQAVIKNMLAAKREGAIVNVGSIGAQAALAGSPASAYSMAKAGLHALTRNLAIELAHSGIRVNAVSPGIVHTSIYEGFMDKEAIPEAMKSLNDFHPLGRVGVPEDVANTILFLLSDKTSWVTGAIWDVDAGIMAVRA
- a CDS encoding OsmC family protein codes for the protein MSNNLNGIDVAALQQFAQGVAEDATKRHASFNVKTQWKGQTRSVAKVNRYSLAGETYLRDFEIVADEPNELLGQNTAPNPQELLMAALNACMSVGYAANAAMMGIKIHSLEIETDGTLDLRGFLGLDESVNPGYDEVSVVIRLHTDASRERVEELHKVVLKTSVNYANFSKAIRMVPTLEVREG